TCCATGACGCCGTCGAGGTTGCCGTCCCAACCGTCGGGTACCCACGCGAAGGCCAGCGCGCGTTTGATTTTCGGCCAGTTTTTTTGCAGAAAAGCGGTATTGCCCGACAGTTGCCAATCGCGGTAAAACTTCATAATCGTACCCATTTGCCCGTCGGCGGCGGCCATGCCGTTGCCCGCGCCTTTGTTGAGCGGCAGTCCCACCCGAAACTGCATGATGCCCGAGGTGCTGTCGAGGGCGTAGTTAAACTCCACGTCGCGCATGGTTTGGGCCAGATCACCGAACAAAAAGGCCGTAGCCTGCTCGTAGTTCCACACGTGCGTACACGAACCCGCACACGAGCCTTCGCTGTCCATGACACCTTCCCAGCCAAACATGCGTCCGTCTTCGGTGCGGAACACGGTTTGGGAGCGCAACGTGCTGAGATTGAACAGCGCCGCTTCTTTGACGGCTTCGGGGTAGCTGCTTTTGAGGAAACTGTTGACAAACAGCAACGTCTCGTTTTCGAGTTGGGGCAATTGCGGCACGGCCTTTTCGGCCACATCCCACGCGTCGGCATAGCGGGTGGTGTAGTAGTTGCCCACGCGCTCTTTCGACCACGCAAAGCGGTTGGGAAAATGCCACGTGATGAAAAACGTAAACGACTCGGTCTGTTTGGGCTGAATGGTTTTCTTTACCGCCAGCGACGCCATCGGGTCTTCGTCGGCCACGGTGGTTTTTTCGGTCAGTTTTCCGTCGTCCGTAAAATCATCCCAAAAATCCAGCAAGGCATTTTCCCAGGCGTTGGGCACCGAAGAGGTGCGGTAGCTAACGTCACCCACGGCGTTGGTACTCAGCGCAATGGTTCCCCAGGCGGGGTCGGCTTTGTCCACACCGTCGGAATACATAAAAATGCCCTGACCGGTTTTTCCCTGCCGAAACTGATTTTTGTTCTGCTTCGCGCCCGATGGATTAACCTCGCCTTTCCACGATTTGGAACCTTTGGAGCCGTCTTTCCCCACAAAATTACGCATAGACCCCGCCACCGAAACCGTCAGCGGTTGGTTGGAGGTATTGGTCACTTCATAGGTCAGGGCCGCCATCGGAATCCCGCTGCGCTCGGCGTCGCCGGGAATGAGCGGATTAAAGGCTTTGATCTGAACGCTGATGGGCAGTTTTTCGTCCGACAAATTCACCTGTCCAAACGGATACGCCGCGTCAAAGCTCGCTTTGGCAAAGCGCGGCAGTCCGTGATGGTCCACGGGGCGCCCTTCCATGTGCTGGTACTCATGGGTTTCGAGCGGGCCGATGAGGGCTTTGGCCTGCGCCTTTTCCGTTGGTTTTTTGACGTAAATGGCAAAGAACGGGGCCATATTGCCGGGCAGGGTGGTGCTGAACCCTTTGCCCGGGCGGTTCATGATCTCCCAATCCTGCAATTGTCCGCGCCCGCCCAGCGACACCGTACCTGTACCGATGCCGCCGATGGGTAGGGCGATGCGGGTGAGGTGCTGTTGGTCGTAATGCTTCAGCATCGGCCACTTTTGGGGTTTCCAAGGGGTTTGGGCGAGGGCTTGGGTAGCGAAGAGGAGGAAAAAGAGTTTTTTCATTTTGGCTTTTTTTTATTGTACCACGGAGTGGCACAGAGCTTATACACAGAGTTTCACAGAGAAAACTTAGTGTAACTCCGTGCTAAACCGCTGCGGCGGGCCGCTCAGTGTAACTCTGTGGTTAAAAGAGTTTTAGTTAATGCTTCGTAATTTCTTCCAAACTCACGCCCGGCGTTCTCCTTACCACGGTATTCATCGCTATTTTCCCAATTGCGCGTTCGGCACCGTTACAGCGTGTCTTTCATTTCCTTTTTGTGAATGATCGAATAAATATCCGTTCTTCGGTCTTTTAAATTTCGAACACTTCCAAATTGATTTAATTCCCGTAACATATCAATATCAACGTCGGCAATTAAGATCATTTCGGTATTGGGGGTAGCTTCCGCTTTTATTCCGTTGGTGGGAAACGAAAAATCGCAGGGAGTAAAAACCATGGATTGGGCATATTGAATATCCATGTTGTGCACCTTCGGTAAGTTGCCGACGCTGCCCGCAATGGCCACATAGCATTCATTTTCAATGGCTCGGGCCTGTGCGCAGTTTCTTACCCTTGAATAGCCGTTTTGGGTGTCGGTGAGGAAGGGCACAAACAGAATATTCATGCCCTCATCGGCTAAAATACGGCTTAACTCAGGAAATTCAACATCATAACAAATAAGGATTCCTATTTTTCCGCAATCAGTATCAAACGTTTTGATGGTGCTGCCGCCCTGCATTCCCCATACCTTTGCTTCATCCGGGGTTACGTGCAATTTTTCAAATCGTTCAATTCCCCCGTCTCTTTTGCATAGATATCCCACATTGTACAGATGGTGATCAACGACTTCCGGCATACTTCCTGTAATGATATTGATGTTGTACGAGATGGCAAGCTCAGAAAAACGGGTAACGATGCGCTCCGTGTATTCGGCCAATTTTCGGATGGCTTCGGGCTCGGAGAGGTGATTGTAATCAGACATCAAGGGAGCATTGAAAAACTCCGGAAACAGCGCAAAATCAGACCGATAGCCCGATACCGCATCCACAAAGTATTCCACCTGCTGCATGAGCTCATCAAAGTTGTTGTACAGTCTCATCTGCCATTGGATCAGGCCCAATCGGATCACTGATTTTTTAAAGGCCGCCTGATCTGAACTTTTTTCATAATACACATTGTCCCACTCCAGCAGTACGGCATATTCATTGGAGTCGGTGTCGCCTTCCAGATAGCCTTGCAGGATTCGGGCCGGGTGAAAGTCGTTGGACAATTGAAAGTTTAAAACAGGGTCGTGAATTTCTTTGTTTCGTACCTTTTCAATGTACTCTTTGGGGGAGATGGTATCGGAATATTGATGGTAATTGGGGATTCGTCCCCCAAACACAATGCCTTTCAGGTTTAATTTCTCACAAAGTTCTTTTCGGTAATCATACAGGCGCCTTCCCAGTCGCAGGCCGCGAAATTTGGGTTTAATAAATACATCAATTCCGTACAAAACATCGCCTTTGTTGGTATGGGTGTTAAAACTGTAATTTCCCGTTATGGCTTTGTACGTATGTTTGGATTCAACTTTATCGTAGTCTACAATAATGGATAACGCACATCCCGCCAGTTCGTTATCTACTCTGATACCCACTTGCCCTTCATGAAAAAGAGTGATCAATGTTTTGATGTGATGTTCTTTCCAATACGCGTTTGGCATAGTGGAATAGGTCTCAATCATGATTTCTTTGATCTCTTGGTAGTCTTCCTGGGTAAGAAAAACCAACTCAATATTCTCAATTGTTTTATTGTCTTTGTTTGTTTCCATAATGTGTTTTCTTCTTTTTGCCGGTCTTCGGCATGGTGTGTGTTTTGAGTGAGTGTCCTTTGTTAACTAATTGATTTTAAATAGTATAATCTGCCGATTATCTTGAATGAATATACGGTAACTGTCAAATATTCTACGTTGATATTCGTTAAAGTTGCGAACAATATACAGAAGAAACAAAGAACCGGTGCGGAAGTTTTCGTAACAAATAACGAACCCCGATACGGATAAACAGTGGCAGAAACTTGGTGCGCCACTTCCCCGAAAAATAAGTCGCCGATCACTAAGCAGGAGTCATCGACGCGAAAAATACCCAATTTAATGCTTCGAGATCTCTTCCAAACTCACGCCCAGCATTCTCCTTGCCACGGCGTTCAGCGCCGTTTTATCGCCTTCAAAGTGGTACGTGCGGCTGCGGTGGGTGAGGGTTTCGCCTTTTTTGAGGGCTTTGGCGGGGGAGGAGGATTCCAGTTCGTAAAACGGGCCCATTTGGGTGCCGTCTTCGACGGGACCGTCGTTGTAAGAATTGGCGGCGTCGCCTTTGAAGGGTTCTTTCTGGATTTCCCACATGGAGTTGACGTAGTCGCCGGTGGGATCTAAATCGTAGGTGACAATGGTTAATACGCCTTTTTCGGAATCATAACTACCCATCACAGGCTTGGCAATGCTCGGCGGCAGACCGATCTTGCTGCGGTGTTTGCCGTCGGCTTTGAAGTACAACACGCTGTCTTCGATGATGAGGCGCTCGGCGGGGACTTTGCCGAAATAGCTGTCGTTGATCTTGCCTTTGTGGTCAGTTCCTCCTACAAACGGCACTACCACGGTGGTTTGGGGTGTAGGGTTAAACATGCCCAAAATCCAGATAGAAAGCAATCCCGTTTCTTTTTTCCAGTCGGCTCCTTGGTTGGTGATTTTATTGATGCTTTCGTAGGCGACCGTTTTTACGTCTCGAAGCGGAAAATTGATGGCCGTTTCCACTTCTACTTTGCTGAGCGTTTCTACACTGCGGTCAATGACGATGTTGAATGTTGTGCCTGAATAATTGGTCAGCGAAGCGGTTTTGCGAAATACTGCTTTGGATTTGTCGGAAGAAACTACCTCAAACGGCTCGGAATCAAGGACGCCCGGGACCTGCCAATCGTCGAACACGAATTGTTTGCCCTGCTGAAAATAAATGGAAAACTGCCCGCCTTCCGGGCCGATCCAAAAGCGGTCTTCGCCGCCGAAGGCGCTCATGTGCGGTGTAAATTTGCCCGATTCGAGGAGTTTATAGTTCAACCATCCGTAGCTGTTGCCGGAGGTGCCGTTGGCGGTAGAGGTCATGACGCGTCCCTGCAACGCTCCGACCACGGCGACCTGCGCCGAGTCATCGTCGGGAGAAATAAGTACAAGGGGCTTTTGGTGTTTTTTTAAGAATTCGAGGTCAGCGCCGAAGGAATTTGCAGGAGAAGACATGGTTTCGTTTTTGGAAGATGAACAACTGATAAACAGAAAAATAAAAACCGCACAGGCGATCCTGAGGAAAATGTAACATGTAAAAAAGCCGTTTTTGGGCGTGGGTTTAACCTCTACAATTGCGGGAGGGTGGGAAAGGTTGTTTTTGGAAGATAGAAACATAGCGGTAGGAAAGGGTTAAGGTTGTTTTTTAAGCCATTCGATGACGGCGGGGTACAAATCGGCCACGGTTTGGTTGGGCGCACGATTTTTGTAGCAATTTAGCACAAATTGGTTGAACTCCCTGAACCGATGAAAACCGCGGCCGTTGACCATAAAATCTTCTTCTTTTTTGTTGATTTTCTCAAAATCTTCGGGACTGAAATTGTCGTAAGCATAAAGGCTGAAAGTAGCCCAGGTCATGTATTCGTTGAAGGTCAAATAGGCCGATTCATACATGCCTTTATTACCTGCTTTGGTTTGGTTCCATTTTTTCCAATCAGGCATGGCGGCTTCTACCTGCCTGCGGTAGGTATCCGTGACGGGGTTGACGTAGTTGTGGTCTATTTCGGTAAAAACCATCCGCGACCAGGCCCCTTCTTTTTCGGCTTCAGTGCGGGTATCAGGCAGGTCATTGGGGGCAGTGACAAACATGAGGGTTTGTCGAAAGCCTTTGTTGGCTACCCGAAATGTGAAATGAAAGCCGCCATCCATGGCAGTCAAAAAGATTTTATAGCTGTCATAACGCGCCGGAAACTGACTTTCTGCCCATTTCCACATCTTTTGCATGGGCATAAACCGGTCAGCACGGCCTATTTGCCGTTGGTAGTAGTCTTTTTGTTGGGCATAAAAAGACCGAAAATTTGATTTTTCTACAAAATCGCGCAGGAGGGCGGGGCGGTCGGCGAGTCCCAATGTAATGGCATTGATGGGAAATCTGCTTTGATAGATTTCGTTGTTAATCAGCTTATTATTAGCCGTAAAACTACGCATAATGGCGTCTTTGCGGAATTGAAGGTAGTTGTAACTGCCCAATTTATTCATTTTTTTGGCAACGTACTTTACCATTGGGTGACTTTTGAAGGGGGCGAAATGAGCTTTGACGGCTTGTACGTAAGGGTCTTTGTCGTTCAACACATTGCGATAGCCCGTGAGTGCGACCAAAATAGCGCTCAATTCGTAGGCTTCGGGTATCTCGATGGTAGCTTGTTGGCGATTTTGGCGTTGATATTCGGCTGAAAAACGGGCTTTAGGTGCCAAAGGATTACCGCAGGAGGTACACACAATCCCGAATAAGAAGGCGACAACGAGAAGCTTTAACGTAAAAAATGGATTTTTTTGAATAGTCATTTGTGCAGGATTTACTGGCAATTTTATCCATTTTTCATTGGTAAAACCAAACGAATTATCTCCTTTCAACAAAAACTTAAGGCCATGCTTCATGCGTAACTGCCTTTATAAAATACTCAATCCTGCCAACCTTCGGGTTTGATGGAGTTCGGTTTTTCCGCGCAGAGCACGGTGCGGAGTTTCGGGAGGGATTGGGGGGGGGCGTCCGTAAAGCCCTCTGAACAGCCCGATGGGTGCTCCCGGGTTGGTGATGCGTTGGAGCCAATACAGCGTTTTGTACGTCGAAGAGGCTGAAAAATACCCTACGACGATTTCTCTGTCATTGGCTACATTTTTAACGTTTCCGACGGGAGCCGCAGGCGGCGTATCGGTTAGGGTGCCGGTGCGTTGGGTTTGGTCGGCCAGTAGTTTGTAGTGGCGATACGCGCCGGGGATAAGTGAAAATTGACGAATTTCTACCAAACAGGCAATGTCCTGAAAGTAAGGGACTTTCGCTACGCGCTTGTCGACGACGGTGCGCCCGTTATTGTATAGGCTACTCGCGGCGTCGACCTCGCAGTTCTGAATGATCTTCCAACACATTGGTTCGCAATACAGATCCTGAAAATCACCCACCTGACAATATTCCTGCCGTTCCCAGAGTTTCCACTGCCAGCGGTAATAATTGGTAGCATCGGCGGAGTCCTGAAAATCAATGTACACGTCATTGGCCGAGGTAAAACCTTTGATTGGGGTAACGGGTAGACTTTGCGCGTTGAACTGCTGATAGACTTTGGTGATGAGCACCACGGCCGGCATTGTTTCTGCCGAAGACTCGTAGCGCGTTCTGTCGGGCAGTTGGAAGCGTAATTGGTAACGGTGCCCTGCCTGACCCCTAAATTCAACGGGAGCGCTATATGTTCCGGGGATGGTTTCCCTTAAAGAAACGATTTGGGTGTCATCCACGACCGGTTCCATTTGGACTCCCGCAACGAATGGAGTCCCAAAACGTCCTGTGACCTTATCGGCGACAGAACGACTGAGTTTGATGAACTGGGATTCGGGCAGAGCCGTGAGGGTCCCCTCGACCGTGAGCAGATCAAGGGTCGAGACAAAATCAGGCTCGTACAGGTCTACGCAACCCACTACCACCCACACAACCGTAAGAGAGCCAAAGACAGACAACAGAAAGGTGCGCATATGTACAGTAACAGCAGCCGGTAACTGCTTTGGCAAATATACGTTTATCTTTTTTTGAATTTCAGGTTCCCGTATGAGGAAACAGCACGGTACTCATTTTGTCGACAAGTGAAAGTGAAGCCACGCCGGAAAGTAGAATCGTTAAGAAAAATTCTCTTATCAATGAGACCGTGAATCACTTTTTGATATTTATTCAACATCAACCGCAGCCTTGTTATGAAACGCTCTTCTTCCCTTGTTTATCTTGCACTTTTTGGCCTTGTATTGGCGGCCTGTAAAACGGATAAATCGGAATCAACCCGAACCGTATTTTTTGATACTTCCGGCATGGATACTACCATCAACCCGGCCGATGATTTTTTCAATTTTGCTTCCGGCAACTGGATGAAAAAGACCCAAATTCCCGCCGACCAAACGGGCTGGGGGTCTTTTTATACGCTTTACGAAGAAAACCTGAATAAGTTGCACAGTATCCTGGAAGAAAGTCTCAAAGCCACCCACCCCAAGGGCAGTTTGGAGCAGAAAGTAAGTGATTTTTACCGGTCGGGGATGGATACCCTGACCATTGAAAAGAAAGGTATTGAGCCCATTAAAGGGTATTTGGCCGAAATTGACCGACTCAAAACCCCGCAGGACATCATGGATTATACGGCCAAATTGGAGTCGCCCGGGGGTGTATGGGTGGGGTATTATGTAGCGGCCGATGAAAAGAACCCCGGGTACAATGCCTTACAGATCGCTCAAACGGCCCTTTCGCTGCCCGAAAAGGACTATTACTTCCGCACCGATGCCGAGACTAAAAAAGTACGGGAGGCGTATAAAAAATACGTGGCAACACTTTTTACCCTTTCGGGGGTAGATTCGACCGCCGCAAAGAAAAAAGCGGAAAGGATGCTGGCGCTGGAAACCGAAATCGCCAAATCCCACCGCAGTCCCGTTGAATTACGTAACCCTGAACTGAACTATAATAAATTTGCGGTCAAAGATTTATCGGCCCTGACCCCCGACATAGATTGGGCGCGTTTTGTGAAGACCATGGGTGCCCAAACGGATACGCTCATCGTTGGGCAGCCCGATTATTATAAGGCGTTGAGCGCATTGCTCAAAACACAGCCCATCGACGTACTGAAAGACCGCATGAAGCTGTCGGTACTGTCGGGTGCGGCCTCTTCGCTGACCAAAGCCTTTCGGGATGCACAGTTTGACTTTTACGGCAAAACCCTCAACGGCCAACAGGTGCAGGACGCCCGTTGGAAACAGATCACCAACGCCGTGGATGGCGGTCTGGGGGATCTGCTGGGGCAGTTATTTACCCAAAAGTACTTCACGGCCGATGCCAAAGACCGCATGAATGAGCTGGTCAACAATTTACAGGATGTGTACCGCGACCGCATCAAACGCCTCGACTGGATGTCGGACTCAACCAAAACGGAAGCGGTCAAAAAACTGGATGCCTTTATCAAAAAGATCGGTTATCCCGACAAATGGAAAGACTACGCCGAAGTGGACATTGTAAAAGACAATTTTTTTGCCAACAAACGTGAAATTGCCATCTACGAAGGCAAGCGCAACCTGGCCAAGATCGGCAAGCCCGTCGACAAGACCGAATGGGGTATGACCGCACCCACCGTCAACGCCTATTATAATCCTACCTTTAACGAGATCGTGTTTCCGGCGGGCATTCTCCAGTTTCCGTTCTTTGACAATGCCGCCGACGACGCCATCAACTACGGGGCCATCGGTGCCGTGATCGGCCACGAAATGACGCACGGCTTTGACGATCAGGGACGTCAATACAACTACATGGGTATGTTGAAAAACTGGTGGAAACCCGCCGACGGCGACAAGTTTAAGCGCAAAGCCATGGTGGTGGTGAAGCAATACAGCGGCTACAAAGTGCTGGACAACATGAGCGTGAACGGAGAGCTGACCTTGGGCGAAAATCTGGCCGACCTCGGAGGGCTTTCGATTGCGTACGAAGCCTTTATGAAAACCAAACAGGCCCAAAGTGGCGAAAAGATCGACGGTTTTACCCCGCAGCAGCGCTTCTTTCTCGGATTTGCGCAGGTATGGCGCATCAAGACCCGGGACGAAAGCATGCGGATGCGTATCACGATGGACCCGCACTCTCCCGAACAGTTCAGGGTCAACGGGCCGTTGGCAAACATGAACGAATTTTACGAGGCATTCAACGTCAGACCGACCAATAAGCTCTACCGACCCGACAGCCTTCGCGTGCGGATCTGGTAAGTTGGGAGTAAAACAAACCGTAACATGTTCCAAAAAACAGCGTTAGCCCTTCTCATTGCTTTTTCGTCTGCCCGTGCGCAGCAGACGCTTTTTTCGGCCAAAGGCCTGCAGCCGGCGCTGTGTGCGGGCGAAAAGGGAACCATAGAGATGGTGTTTGGGAAGGGAAATGCAATTTATTATTCATTTTCAGAAAACAAAGGGCAACATTTTTCGCCCCCTATCTTAGTGGACAGTCTTCCGGGCCTGCATTTAGGAGCTTCGAGAGGGCCGCAAATTGCCTCTTCCGGAGCCTCTACGGTCATAACCGCCATTGATAAACAGGGGAATGTGTATGCGTATGTACACGATCGTACCACGGGAAAATGGCAAACCAAGCGCAGGGTCAACGATGTACCTGAAATAGCAAAAGAAGGGTTCAATGCGTTGGCGAGCGACGGAAAGGGAACGTTCTTTGTGCTCTGGCTCGACCTCAGAGACGATAAGCAAAACAAACTCTACGGCAGCGTTTCCCATGACGGCGGCCTGACGTGGGCAAAAAATACACTCATTTATCGCTCCCCCGACGCAACGGTCTGCGAGTGCTGTCAACCCTCCGTGCTGATGAACGACCGACGGGTGTACATTATGTTCCGAAATTGGATCAACGGTTCCCGTGATATGTACGTCACGATTTCCGAAGAGGACGGTACTGCGTTTTTGCCCGCGGTCAAAATGGGCGAAGGAACGTGGAAACTGAATGCCTGCCCCATGGACGGCGGCGGAATGAGTGTGACAAAAAGCGGAGTGCTGACGACGGTGTGGCGACGGGAAAAACAACTCTTTACCTCCACAATGGGCGTGGCGGAAGTGTTTTTGGCCGAAGGCCGTAATGCTTCCATTGCCACTACCGCCCGACACACCTTTATTGCCTGGCAGGATCAGGGTCAGGTGTGGTTCCGGCAGTCGTCGCAGAAGTTGCCCGTCAGCCTGGGAACGGGTCGTTTTCCCCGCGTTTTGGCGCTCAACGAAACACAGGCGTTTTGTGTGTGGGAAGATAACCAAACCCTCCGAGGAAAGCTTCTGACGGAAGAGTAATTTAAAGTGCCTTATTTGTATTTTCGCTCTCTCCTGCGGTCCCTGAACGGTCCGGAAAATATACGGTTTAGTTAATCTGGATCCAAAAACGACCGCTTGATAAGTTTTTTTGGTCAGTAACGTTAAAAGTTGTAGGTTACGTATGAAATTCGGTTTGAAGCGTGCCTTTTGGGATAATCGTATGCGCTCTCCTAACCTCATGGTTTACTCAACGTTATCATTTATTTCAAATGTTGTTTTTGAAAAGAGACTTCTTTAGTGTTCTCAATTCCGGACTTTTTGTGCTGCTTATCGCTTTACTGTCCGGGTGTGGAGAAGTCGAAAACAGTAATCTTCGGCGAAAGGTCTATATCGAAAAGAAAGACGGCAGGTATACGTTATACAAAGACGGCAAGCCTTTTTTTATCAAAGGAGCTTCAGGGTATTCGTATGGATCGGTGTTGAAGGCATCGGGCGGAAATACCTTTAGGACGTGGGATACAACGCGTTTGGCCGTGGTTTTAGACAGTGCGTTGGCCAATGATCTCTCCGTGATTGTGGGGTTCTACCTGCCGGATTATCATGAAACGGCCTTTTTTGAGGACCCCGGGCAGGTAGCACAAATGCATAAAGCGTATCAAAACGTCGTAAACCGATTTAAGCATCATCCGTCTCTGTTGATGTGGTCTGTCGGCAATGAAGTTATTCTTCCTTACAATCCCTCCTATAATAATTTTTACACAGTCTTTAATAGTTTAGTCGATATGGTTCATAGAGATGATCCCGACCATCCCGTTACGACAGTTCTCCTGAATTTTGACCAAAAATCAATTTTTAATTTGGTGCTTCGCTGCGATGTCGACATTTTGTCATTTAATATATACAGCCGGATCAACACCCTGCGTGATGATTTGGCGGCGATTAAATGGCTTTGGAGCGGCCCCTATATGCTGTCGGAGTGGGGTATTAACGGCCCTTGGGGAGGAACCGAACAGACTGCCTGGGGGGCGTACCTGGAACTTAATTCAAGTGAAAAGGCCGCACTTTGCATGACCCGCTACCGGCAATATATGCCCTTGGAAGATTCCCGTTTTTTTGGGTCGTGTTTGTTTTATTGGGGGCATAAACAGGAAGGGACGCATACGTGGTTCAGTCTTTTTGATGAGGCCGGGGCGTTATCCGAGACGGTTGGTACGATGAGGTTTCTTTGGACCGGGAAATCCTCCCAAAACGAGTTTCCCGTGGTAAAATCCCTTTTACTTAATTCAAAAAAGGCCAAAGACAATATTTTGCTTACGCCCAATACACCTGCGGTGGCGGCGCTGAGTGCTTCGGGCGAAGGCATCAAAACAATAAAGTGGCAATTGTTCAAAGAGGATTGGCTGCGAATAAACAACCGGGCCGGTACCCAAAAGCTCACCCCGATGCCTCAGCTGAATAAAAGCTCAACAGAAGCCGAGATCACCTTTACCGTGCCTGAGGAGGAGGGACCCTACCGGCTTTTTGCCACTATATACAACAACCGGGGGAATTATGCCACCTGCAACATCCCTTTTTACGTAGTAAGTCCCCAATGAAAGAACAGACGCTGATAAAGCCACCTACCCGACAACAGTTGTTTACCCTGAGGCTTATGATTCTTCTGGGAGTGCTGTCGATGGCGTTTTTTATGACGGAAATGATGTCGGAAAGTGTTCGGGGAAACGGAGTACTCTACGCAATGCTGATGACGACGTTCTTTTTTGCCTGTCTCACAACCCTTTACGAATGGTACCATTATTTCAGCATCACTGTTCCGAAGGCGCCGCCTGCCGGTAAAACCTATACCGTCGATATTTTTACCACCTTCTGCGCGGGCGAGCCTTATGAAATGATTGAGCAAACCCTGAGAGCTGTTGTTGCAATAACCTATCCGCATACCTCTTATCTTTGCGACGAGGCTGACGACCCCTACCTAAGGCGTCTTTGTTCGGAGTTGGGGGTGCGGCACGTTACCCGCCTTGAAAAAAATGACGCTAAGGCGGGCAATATCAACAATGCGCTGCGCCAATCATCAGGTGAGCTTTGCGTTGTTTTGGACCCGGATCATATCCCCTCTCCCGATTTTTTAGACCCGATTGTGCCGTATTTCCATGATTCTGAGATTGGGTTTGTCCAGATTGTTCAGGCTTACAGCAACAGCGAAGAGAGCCTCATTGCCAAAGGTGCCGCGCAGCAGACTTATCAGTTTTACGGTCCGATGATGATGACAATGAACCATTACGGAACCGTAATGGCCATTGGGGCCAACTGTACATTTCGGCGCGAGGCCCTGGAATCCATCGGAGGACATGCCGCCGGCCTTGCCGAGGATATGCATACTGCCATGCAGCTGCACGCAAAGGGC
Above is a window of Runella slithyformis DSM 19594 DNA encoding:
- a CDS encoding GH116 family glycosyl-hydrolase encodes the protein MKKLFFLLFATQALAQTPWKPQKWPMLKHYDQQHLTRIALPIGGIGTGTVSLGGRGQLQDWEIMNRPGKGFSTTLPGNMAPFFAIYVKKPTEKAQAKALIGPLETHEYQHMEGRPVDHHGLPRFAKASFDAAYPFGQVNLSDEKLPISVQIKAFNPLIPGDAERSGIPMAALTYEVTNTSNQPLTVSVAGSMRNFVGKDGSKGSKSWKGEVNPSGAKQNKNQFRQGKTGQGIFMYSDGVDKADPAWGTIALSTNAVGDVSYRTSSVPNAWENALLDFWDDFTDDGKLTEKTTVADEDPMASLAVKKTIQPKQTESFTFFITWHFPNRFAWSKERVGNYYTTRYADAWDVAEKAVPQLPQLENETLLFVNSFLKSSYPEAVKEAALFNLSTLRSQTVFRTEDGRMFGWEGVMDSEGSCAGSCTHVWNYEQATAFLFGDLAQTMRDVEFNYALDSTSGIMQFRVGLPLNKGAGNGMAAADGQMGTIMKFYRDWQLSGNTAFLQKNWPKIKRALAFAWVPDGWDGNLDGVMDGAQHNTMDVEYFGPNPQMQIWYLGALKAAEKMAEALHDAAFAQQCKTLFQSGSTWADQQLFNGEYYEQQVMSPVGRKFAKGTVSGWNSTQGDFPPFQLAKGCLVDQLVGQFMAHVCGLGYLVKPQNVQTSLKSILKYNYRATLTEHFNNMRSYALADEPALLMASWPKGRPTVPFPYFAEVMTGFEYTAAIGMLYENMTDDGLKCIQNIRYRYDGAKRSPFDEAECGHHYARAMISWASTLALSGFQYSGVEKTLHFNDQPGTFFWSNGYAWGTCTKQKQGTQLKTTLTVLHGQLPVQTVQIGNKKVHELAANAVLKAGEKVEFMR
- a CDS encoding carbon-nitrogen hydrolase family protein — protein: METNKDNKTIENIELVFLTQEDYQEIKEIMIETYSTMPNAYWKEHHIKTLITLFHEGQVGIRVDNELAGCALSIIVDYDKVESKHTYKAITGNYSFNTHTNKGDVLYGIDVFIKPKFRGLRLGRRLYDYRKELCEKLNLKGIVFGGRIPNYHQYSDTISPKEYIEKVRNKEIHDPVLNFQLSNDFHPARILQGYLEGDTDSNEYAVLLEWDNVYYEKSSDQAAFKKSVIRLGLIQWQMRLYNNFDELMQQVEYFVDAVSGYRSDFALFPEFFNAPLMSDYNHLSEPEAIRKLAEYTERIVTRFSELAISYNINIITGSMPEVVDHHLYNVGYLCKRDGGIERFEKLHVTPDEAKVWGMQGGSTIKTFDTDCGKIGILICYDVEFPELSRILADEGMNILFVPFLTDTQNGYSRVRNCAQARAIENECYVAIAGSVGNLPKVHNMDIQYAQSMVFTPCDFSFPTNGIKAEATPNTEMILIADVDIDMLRELNQFGSVRNLKDRRTDIYSIIHKKEMKDTL
- a CDS encoding DUF6786 family protein; the encoded protein is MSSPANSFGADLEFLKKHQKPLVLISPDDDSAQVAVVGALQGRVMTSTANGTSGNSYGWLNYKLLESGKFTPHMSAFGGEDRFWIGPEGGQFSIYFQQGKQFVFDDWQVPGVLDSEPFEVVSSDKSKAVFRKTASLTNYSGTTFNIVIDRSVETLSKVEVETAINFPLRDVKTVAYESINKITNQGADWKKETGLLSIWILGMFNPTPQTTVVVPFVGGTDHKGKINDSYFGKVPAERLIIEDSVLYFKADGKHRSKIGLPPSIAKPVMGSYDSEKGVLTIVTYDLDPTGDYVNSMWEIQKEPFKGDAANSYNDGPVEDGTQMGPFYELESSSPAKALKKGETLTHRSRTYHFEGDKTALNAVARRMLGVSLEEISKH
- a CDS encoding DUF4932 domain-containing protein, coding for MTIQKNPFFTLKLLVVAFLFGIVCTSCGNPLAPKARFSAEYQRQNRQQATIEIPEAYELSAILVALTGYRNVLNDKDPYVQAVKAHFAPFKSHPMVKYVAKKMNKLGSYNYLQFRKDAIMRSFTANNKLINNEIYQSRFPINAITLGLADRPALLRDFVEKSNFRSFYAQQKDYYQRQIGRADRFMPMQKMWKWAESQFPARYDSYKIFLTAMDGGFHFTFRVANKGFRQTLMFVTAPNDLPDTRTEAEKEGAWSRMVFTEIDHNYVNPVTDTYRRQVEAAMPDWKKWNQTKAGNKGMYESAYLTFNEYMTWATFSLYAYDNFSPEDFEKINKKEEDFMVNGRGFHRFREFNQFVLNCYKNRAPNQTVADLYPAVIEWLKKQP
- a CDS encoding DUF4249 domain-containing protein translates to MRTFLLSVFGSLTVVWVVVGCVDLYEPDFVSTLDLLTVEGTLTALPESQFIKLSRSVADKVTGRFGTPFVAGVQMEPVVDDTQIVSLRETIPGTYSAPVEFRGQAGHRYQLRFQLPDRTRYESSAETMPAVVLITKVYQQFNAQSLPVTPIKGFTSANDVYIDFQDSADATNYYRWQWKLWERQEYCQVGDFQDLYCEPMCWKIIQNCEVDAASSLYNNGRTVVDKRVAKVPYFQDIACLVEIRQFSLIPGAYRHYKLLADQTQRTGTLTDTPPAAPVGNVKNVANDREIVVGYFSASSTYKTLYWLQRITNPGAPIGLFRGLYGRPPPIPPETPHRALRGKTELHQTRRLAGLSIL